A window of the Phragmites australis chromosome 20, lpPhrAust1.1, whole genome shotgun sequence genome harbors these coding sequences:
- the LOC133902377 gene encoding uncharacterized protein LOC133902377: protein MEATKERQERKAAGAQEADTVQLPTETSPYVQYDGLEDYKLRGYGAQGHLPVSDVPHGGSGTDAPTVPGTAVPVAKPKRHDDAQPQRDQGGGDAGRLGDMATDAINRHGVP from the coding sequence ATGGAGGCGACCAAGGAGAGGCAGGAGCGCAAGGCCGCCGGCGCCCAGGAGGCCGACACGGTGCAGCTGCCGACGGAGACGAGCCCGTACGTGCAGTACGACGGCCTGGAGGACTACAAGCTGCGCGGCTACGGTGCGCAGGGACACCTCCCCGTCTCCGACGTGCCCCATGGTGGGTCCGGCACCGACGCGCCCACCGTCCCGGGCACCGCCGTCCCCGTGGCGAAGCCGAAGCGCCACGACGACGCCCAGCCGCAGCGagaccagggaggaggagacgcCGGCCGTCTCGGCGACATGGCCACCGACGCCATCAACCGCCACGGCGTGCCGTAG
- the LOC133901270 gene encoding aspartyl protease family protein At5g10770-like, with protein sequence MASATRCAPSRGGCLAVVLALAALASPRLLGASAAAGSGSVPNWHVVSVSSLLPGAVCTAATATSNSSALSVVHRHGPCSQLLARGGAPSHAEILDRDQDRVDSIHRKIAGGSTTMNPARASKGLSLPAYRGISIGTGNYLISLGLGTPARDYSVVFDTGSDLSWVQCKPCRDCYDQQDPLFDPAQSSTYATVPCGAPECQELDSHSCSSDNKCRYEVVYGDQSQTDGNLVRDTLTLAPSDTLPGFVFGCGDDDSGLFGKADGLFGLGREKVSLASQAAAKYGAGFSYCLPSLSNATGYLSLGSAAPANSQFTAMVTRSDTPSFYYLNLVGIKVAGRAIKVPSAVFATAGTVIDSGTVITRLPAHAYSALRSAFARFMGKYKRAPALSILDTCYDFTGHTTVQIPSVVLVFAGGATMSLDFSGVLYVSKVSQACLAFASNGDDTSIGILGNTQQKTFAVVYDVANQKIGFGANGCS encoded by the exons ATGGCTTCCGCGACGCGGTGCGCTCCGTCCCGTGGCGGCTGCCTCGCGGTCGTTCTCGCGCTGGCAGCTCTCGCCTCTCCTCGCCTTCTCggcgcgtcggcggcggcggggagcggCAGCGTGCCGAACTGGCACGTCGTGAGCGTCAGCTCGCTGCTGCCCGGCGCGGTCTGCACGGCTGCGACAG CGACGTCAAATTCGTCGGCTCTGAGCGTCGTGCACCGGCACGGCCCGTGCTCGCAGCTGCTGGCTCGCGGCGGCGCGCCGTCTCATGCCGAGATCCTGGACCGGGACCAGGACAGGGTTGACTCCATACACCGCAAGATCGCCGGCGGGTCAACGACGATGAACCCGGCCCGTGCCTCGAAGGGCCTGTCCCTGCCGGCGTACAGGGGCATATCTATCGGCACCGGCAACTACCTCATCTCGCTCGGCCTCGGGACGCCGGCGAGGGACTACTCGGTGGTGTTCGACACCGGCAGCGACCTGTCGTGGGTACAGTGCAAGCCGTGCAGGGACTGCTACGACCAGCAAGACCCGCTCTTCGACCCGGCGCAGTCGTCGACGTACGCCACCGTGCCTTGCGGCGCGCCGGAGTGCCAGGAGCTGGACTCGCACAGCTGCTCGTCGGACAACAAGTGCCGGTACGAGGTCGTCTATGGCGACCAGTCGCAGACCGACGGCAACCTCGTGCGCGACACGCTGACGCTGGCGCCGTCCGACACGCTCCCGGGGTTCGTCTTTGGTTGCGGCGACGACGACTCCGGGCTGTTCGGCAAGGCCGACGGGCTcttcggcctcggccgcgagaAGGTGTCGCTGGCCTCGCAAGCGGCGGCCAAGTACGGCGCGGGGTTCTCCTACTGCCTGCCGTCGTTGTCGAATGCCACGGGTTACCTGTCCCTAGGAAGCGCCGCGCCGGCGAACTCGCAGTTCACGGCCATGGTGACCCGCAGCGACACGCCGTCGTTCTACTACCTCAACCTCGTCGGCATCAAGGTCGCCGGGCGCGCGATCAAGGTCCCCTCGGCCGTGTTCGCGACGGCCGGCACGGTGATCGACTCGGGCACCGTGATCACCCGGCTCCCCGCGCACGCCTACTCCGCGCTCCGGTCGGCGTTCGCGCGCTTCATGGGCAAGTACAAGAGGGCGCCCGCGCTGTCCATCCTTGACACGTGCTACGACTTCACCGGGCACACGACGGTGCAGATCCCGTCGGTGGTGCTTGTGTTCGCGGGCGGCGCCACCATGAGCCTCGACTTCAGTGGGGTGCTGTACGTGTCGAAGGTATCGCAGGCATGCCTGGCGTTCGCGTCCAACGGCGACGACACGTCCATCGGCATCCTCGGGAACACGCAGCAGAAGACGTTCGCGGTGGTCTACGACGTGGCCAACCAGAAGATCGGGTTCGGCGCCAATGGCTGCAGCTGA
- the LOC133902102 gene encoding uncharacterized protein LOC133902102, translating to MAFAAVLRASHLAGLPPPSASSPPPFCSTPAYAHLPRLRVAAARGVRCRRRGRVAAAITASLDLTEDNVRRVLVEAKSELGQLFDTSVGITGQVELAELDGPFVKLRLKGKFWHTRATVVARIGNYLKNRIPEVLEVEIEDEKQLDDSPAAF from the exons ATGGCCTTCGCCGCCGTCCTCCGCGCCAGCCACCTCGCCGGGCTCCCCCCACCgtccgcctcctcgccgccgccattcTGCTCCACTCCAGCCTACGCCCACCTCCCACGCCTAAGAGTAGCAGCAGCGCGCGGCGTGCGGTGCCGGCGCCGGGGCCGCGTGGCCGCGGCGATCACCGCGTCGCTCGACCTCACCGAGGACAATGTCCGGCGGGTCCTCGTCGAAGCCAAATCCGAG CTGGGACAGCTGTTCGATACGTCGGTGGGCATCACAG GGCAAGTTGAGCTCGCGGAGCTGGATGGCCCGTTCGTCAAGCTCCGGCTTAAGGGCAAGTTCTGGCACACCCGCGCTACCGTGGTCGCGAGGATCGGCAACTACCTCAAGAACCGCATCCCG GAAGTCTTGGAGGTGGAGATAGAGGACGAGAAACAGTTGGATGATAGCCCCGCGGCTTTCTGA